In the genome of Electrophorus electricus isolate fEleEle1 chromosome 26, fEleEle1.pri, whole genome shotgun sequence, one region contains:
- the wipf2a gene encoding WAS/WASL-interacting protein family member 2 → MPIPPPPPPPPGPPPAPAFSQANTNPPKLSRDETKGRDALLSDICKGTRLKKVTVINDRSAPILEKSGGGGGGGSSAGGFGGSSGSKPMGGLFSGGVPKLRPVGDGTAGRSALRPPGSRPAVPRTPSSTSSPVGRQADEERPAALEPSRNTRPSLPDASKPASASSKPGSSAPPPPPPFNRRGNSGPPASQQKVTGPSLSREKPLPPPHASKGPPPSSSARDAPSKNSRPPPVSSAVPPPPPPYRQPPPITNGDPPPELPQRRNSLNRRTHVAGNTRSQAPPPPPPPAAQQSGRPPPPAREPPGRRLAPQVPPTGSRNGIRDAPPPPPPPYRMHSGTSQTSSEPPGRGRPPPLASSGRQVSGHAPPPPPVRNGHATGSRAYSDDFESRYSFHPVEDLPPPEEYKQITKIYPSKSSRAVMRGAPPLPPVGR, encoded by the exons ATGCCCATACCTcctcccccgccccctccgCCCGGACCGCCTCCTGCCCCTGCCTTTAGTCAG GCAAACACCAACCCACCCAAACTGTCTCGAGATGAAACGAAAGGAAGAGATGCTCTTTTGTCAGATATATGCAAAGGGACCAGGCTGAAGAAGGTCACCGTCATTAATGACAGAAGTGCTCCCATTCTTGAGA AatctggaggtggaggaggtggaggcagCAGTGCTGGGGGCTTTGGGGGCAGTTCTGGGTCTAAGCCAATGGGAGGCCTGTTTAGTGGAGGAGTGCCCAAACTGCGGCCAGTGGGAG atGGCACCGCCGGCAGATCGGCACTGCGGCCGCCCGGTTCCCGTCCTGCAGTGCCGCGCACTCCCAGCAGCACTAGCAGTCCCGTGGGCCGCCAAGCCGACGAGGAGCGTCCTGCAGCCCTTGAGCCGTCTCGTAATACCCGCCCCTCCTTGCCTGACGCATCTAAACCAGCCAGTGCGTCTTCGAAGCCCGGCAGCTCTGCTCCTCCCCCGCCTCCACCTTTTAATCGCCGTGGCAACAGTGGCCCTCCAGCTTCCCAGCAGAAGGTCACTGGCCCGTCCCTTAGTCGTGAGAAGCCTCTGCCTCCACCGCACGCAAGCAAGGGTCCCCCTCCCTCGTCATCTGCACGCGATGCTCCCTCGAAAAACTCTCGCCCTCCACCTGTATCTTCAGCTgtgcctccacccccaccaccctaCCGACAGCCCCCTCCAATCACTAATGGTGACCCACCCCCAGAGCTGCCACAGAGGCGTAATTCGCTGAACCGGAGGACCCATGTTGCGGGCAACACTCGCAGCcaagcccctcccccgccccctccgCCGGCCGCCCAGCAGAGCGGCCGACCTCCGCCACCGGCTCGGGAGCCTCCGGGACGCAGATTAG CCCCCCAGGTTCCCCCAACCGGATCTCGGAATGGCATCCGAGATGCTCCTCCTCCGCCGCCTCCCCCATACCGTATGCACAGTGGCACCTCACAGACCTCCTCAGAGCCACCTGGCCGAGGAAGGCCTCCACCACTCGCATCCTCCGGTCGTCAAGTCTCAGGACAcgctcctccacccccacctgtCCGCAACGGGCACGCCACTGGCTCCAGGGCTTATTCTG ATGATTTTGAGTCCAGGTACTCCTTCCATCCTGTGGAGGACCTGCCCCCACCAGAAGAGTACAAGCAGATCACAAAGATCTATCCCAGTAAATCCAGTAGAG